The DNA sequence TAATGTGACATTagcacaaagtcattcaaaagatTGTTCTAGTAGCACATAGACATTGAAAAGAATGTtctagcagcatggaatacaacacacacacacacacacacacacacacacacacacggctataGCGGAGCCTATAGTCACGCGCGCTGTGCTTTACATGCCCCCACGCGCTCTGCTTCCGATACTACACACACCACTCGACAGCTGCAAAGACATCAGGCTCGTTCCCAGGCTCCTCTTTAACTCGGCCAGAACGCATACGACGCCGTACCTGCTTTTCGCCGGTTTTACACACCACATCGCACCAAATGCGCAGCCCGCCGGCTTGAGTACAACGCGCGGCCGCGCCTTTTCATGTGCGCTGCGCGAGACTGTTGGCTCTCTAGCCGGGCCACGGGAGAAACGAGAAAGCCCGTCCTCGCTCAGCGTGTGCTTCAACGTTTTGAATCTCGTCTTGCGAGTGGGATTTTCACCGAGAAATGCCACgagaaaacacatctgagcGCGCGCCGCGTCCGTGAATTCATTCAGCGGCGCGCGAGTTGAGTCTACAACGCTCATCATATCTGTTTTTAAGACCAGCCCCCGCCGCGGGGAGGGAGGATCCTGTGTGTTACACACTAACGTACAGCGTACGACTCGTGTAGTATTCTACGTAGTTCTAAGAGAGATGGCAGAAGTCGCACCCTCTCCCGCCGCCGCGCCGGCCAAAGCGCCCAAGAAGAAAGCAGCTCGAGAGCAAAAAAAGCCGGCCCTAGCGTCGGCGAGCTGATCGTCAAAGCCGTTTTCCTCGTCTAAGGAGAGGAGCGGCGTGTCTCTCGCTGCGCTGAAGAAAGCGCTGGCTGCCGGCGGATACGATGTGGAGAAGAACAACTCCCGCGTCAAGAACGCCGTTAAGGGTCTCGTGACTAAAGGGActctggtgcagaccaaagggaCCGGCGCGTCTGGCTCTTTCAAGCTGAACAAGAAGCAGACCGAAACAAGAATCCCGTAAGAAAGCCGCGCCCAAAGCGAAAAAGCCCGCCGCCTACTAAGAAGCCCAAGAATAGCGGCCAAGAAACCCGCCGCCGCGGCCAAGAAGTCTCCTAAGAAGGCGAAGAGAGCCCGCAGCCGCCGCAAAGAAAGCCACCAAGAGCCCGAAGAAGGCGAAAAGCCCGCGACCCCCTAAAAAGGCAGCCAAGAGCCCCAAAAAGCGAAAGCTGTCAAGCCCAAGACCACAAAGCCTAAAGCGCAAAGCGAAGAAGGCAGCACccaaaaagaagtaaagacgttttttctttcatgcttttgttcctAAACGGCTctttaagagccacccatattttcctttaaagagcAACATTTTCAGTCAAGCTTTATGTAATCAAAGCAATACACGTAGAAACATACAATAGTATGGATCGCATATCTACTACATATCATGTACACAGCCACAAGCTGATACTGATTAGAGTACAGTAGAATAGAATCCTGATCGTGATTCCTAAACGTCATTCCTGATCTCCAAAACGATCACAGAATATGTAGGATAACATATTGATACATAATAAATCATGTTaatgataagaataaataaattcagtatatagttgTTAGTTCGTGCTTTTGTATGAATAttcccttctgtctgttttcattcgcgctctctctctctctctcacacaccacacacacacacacacacacacacacacacacacacacacacacaagcacacacacacacacaacacacacacacacaggggtggGAGGGTGACGCTGGAATTCGACGGCCTGTTTGTGATTGGCTAGATCTGGCCATTGCGTTCTTAGCGATAAGAGAGTGCCGTTTTGTCTATATCACGGAGACCTCGGGGTGTAACGTTTCATTTCGGAGTTGTTGTTAGAACAGATTTGAGCATCAAGATGagtggcagaggaaaaaccggcgGAAAAGCTAGAGCTAAGGCAAGGACTCGTTCATCCGGGCTGGACTTCAATTCCCCGTGGGACGTGTGCACAGGCTTCTGCGTAAGGCAACTATGCCGAGCGCGTCGGTGCCGGCGCTCCGGTCTACCTAGCCGCAGTGTTGGAGTATCTGACCGCTGAGATTCTGGAGTTGGCCGGTAACGCCGCCGTGACAACAAGAAAACTCGTATCATTCCCGCCACTTGCAGCTCGCCGTGCGT is a window from the Ictalurus punctatus breed USDA103 unplaced genomic scaffold, Coco_2.0 tig00006292, whole genome shotgun sequence genome containing:
- the LOC128631195 gene encoding histone H1-like; translation: MPPRALLPILHTPLDSCKDIRLVPRLLFNSARTHTTPYLLFAGFTHHIAPNAQPAGLSTTRGRAFSCALRETVGSLAGPREKRESPSSLSVCFNVLNLVLRERSGVSLAALKKALAAGGYDVEKNNSRVKNAVKGLVTKGTLVQTKGTGASGSFKLNKKQTETRIPSLLRRRREPAAAAKKATKSPKKAKSPRPPKKAAKSPKKRKLSSPRPQSLKRKAKKAAPKKK